A genome region from Streptomyces sp. S4.7 includes the following:
- a CDS encoding DUF6328 family protein, with translation MPDHESDESVAGRGRTGAHDRGRGDETPEERADRRWADLLQELRVAQTGVLILFGFLLTVVFQQRFTDLSDTDRHICTVTVVLGAATVGALVGPVAPHRLLAGRRLKPETVILASRLTVLGLLLLCTMASSLLLVLRLAVQDPWAAALVGALAAWFLLCWFVAPLWARHRGNPADDD, from the coding sequence ATGCCTGATCACGAGAGCGACGAGAGCGTTGCGGGGCGAGGGCGAACCGGCGCACATGATCGCGGGCGGGGTGACGAGACCCCGGAGGAGCGCGCCGACCGGCGCTGGGCCGATCTGCTCCAGGAGTTGAGGGTCGCCCAGACAGGGGTCCTGATCCTTTTCGGATTCCTGCTCACCGTCGTCTTCCAGCAGCGCTTCACCGACCTCTCGGACACCGACCGGCACATCTGCACCGTGACCGTGGTCCTGGGCGCTGCCACCGTCGGGGCCCTGGTGGGACCGGTGGCGCCGCATCGCCTTCTCGCGGGCCGACGGCTCAAGCCGGAGACGGTGATCCTGGCCTCCCGCCTGACCGTGCTCGGACTCCTCCTCCTGTGCACCATGGCATCGTCGCTGCTCCTGGTGCTGCGGCTGGCGGTCCAGGACCCCTGGGCCGCGGCGCTGGTCGGTGCGTTGGCCGCCTGGTTCCTGCTCTGCTGGTTCGTGGCCCCGCTCTGGGCGCGCCACCGGGGCAACCCCGCGGACGACGACTGA
- a CDS encoding DUF2267 domain-containing protein, protein MKKGIRPMHPQAEVPTSAPAMTYDQMLERVRYDGAYPTRERAERTVRVVLAAFGGQLSADERGEVAASLPVEAARILMAEPPAAEPLTGWGFVKDLATRTGGTPATARWDVGTVLALVAHLAGDDLRDRVLARLPSGYALLFGRAELLQAA, encoded by the coding sequence ATGAAGAAAGGCATCCGCCCGATGCACCCCCAGGCAGAGGTACCGACGTCGGCACCGGCCATGACGTACGACCAGATGCTCGAACGAGTGCGGTACGACGGCGCGTACCCCACCAGGGAACGGGCCGAGCGGACAGTACGTGTCGTACTGGCGGCATTCGGCGGGCAGCTCAGTGCTGACGAGCGCGGCGAAGTGGCCGCGAGCCTGCCCGTCGAAGCGGCGCGCATCCTGATGGCCGAGCCGCCCGCCGCCGAACCGCTCACCGGCTGGGGCTTCGTCAAGGACCTGGCCACGCGTACCGGGGGCACACCCGCCACCGCCCGCTGGGACGTGGGCACGGTCCTGGCCCTGGTCGCCCACCTCGCGGGAGACGATCTCCGCGACCGCGTCCTCGCACGGCTCCCCTCCGGCTACGCCCTTCTGTTCGGCCGCGCCGAACTGCTCCAGGCAGCCTGA
- a CDS encoding Hsp20/alpha crystallin family protein, protein MLMRTESFRELDRLSQQFLGATGTWSRPSAMPMDAYRDGDVYVIALDLPGVSPEAIDIDVERNMLTVKAERRPVANSDQARMDLSERPLGAFSRKVVLADTLDTERIEADYDAGVLTLRIPVAERAKSRKITVGAGARHKELRS, encoded by the coding sequence ATGTTGATGCGCACCGAATCGTTCCGTGAACTCGACCGTCTCTCCCAGCAGTTCCTGGGCGCGACCGGTACCTGGTCCAGGCCGTCCGCGATGCCGATGGACGCCTACCGGGACGGCGACGTCTATGTGATCGCGCTGGACCTGCCCGGTGTCTCGCCCGAGGCGATCGACATCGACGTGGAGCGGAACATGCTGACCGTCAAGGCCGAGCGGCGGCCCGTCGCCAACTCCGACCAGGCACGCATGGACCTCTCCGAGCGGCCCCTGGGGGCCTTCTCCCGCAAGGTCGTGCTGGCCGACACGCTCGACACGGAACGCATCGAGGCGGACTACGACGCCGGTGTCCTCACCCTTCGGATCCCCGTCGCCGAACGTGCCAAGTCCCGCAAGATCACCGTCGGCGCGGGAGCACGGCACAAGGAGCTCCGCTCCTGA
- a CDS encoding S1 family peptidase — translation MSTERTNPLRRTVQRCRRPATALAVLALSAALGPVGPQAAQAQPRTFGATELAAAGDAVRNADIAGTAWGVDPATGTVVVTVDERVSAADMAELRNSAGARANALTFERTAGIFRPHLQGGEPVWGNAARCTAGFNVRAGGGDYFVTAGHCTQSVSTWYTNSSFTTPVGPTAGSSFPGNDYGIVRYANPAVPRPGTVNCNGTIIDITGPANPANGQTVSLAGSTTGCHSGGITGLNVTVNYGGNVIVSGLIRTALCSEPGDSGAPVFILTGDGTTGLAVGVLSGGSGNCTSGGTSFVQPINEILTAYGAVLT, via the coding sequence GTGAGCACCGAGCGCACCAACCCCCTCAGACGAACCGTTCAACGCTGCCGGCGGCCCGCGACCGCCCTGGCCGTGCTCGCTCTGTCGGCCGCACTGGGGCCGGTCGGCCCACAGGCGGCGCAGGCCCAGCCGCGGACGTTCGGCGCCACCGAGCTCGCAGCCGCGGGCGACGCCGTCCGGAACGCCGACATCGCCGGCACGGCCTGGGGCGTCGACCCGGCGACCGGCACCGTTGTGGTCACGGTGGACGAGCGCGTGTCGGCCGCCGACATGGCGGAGCTGCGCAACAGCGCGGGCGCGCGGGCCAACGCCTTGACCTTCGAGCGCACCGCCGGCATCTTCCGGCCTCATCTCCAGGGCGGCGAGCCGGTCTGGGGCAACGCCGCCCGCTGCACCGCCGGCTTCAACGTACGGGCCGGCGGCGGCGACTACTTCGTGACCGCGGGCCACTGCACCCAGAGCGTCTCCACCTGGTACACGAACTCATCGTTCACCACGCCCGTCGGCCCGACCGCGGGAAGCAGCTTCCCGGGCAACGACTACGGCATCGTCCGATACGCCAATCCCGCGGTGCCCCGGCCCGGAACGGTCAACTGCAACGGCACGATCATCGACATCACCGGCCCTGCGAACCCCGCCAACGGCCAGACGGTCTCGCTGGCCGGCAGCACCACCGGCTGCCACAGCGGCGGCATCACCGGTCTCAACGTGACCGTCAACTACGGCGGGAACGTGATCGTCAGCGGACTCATCCGCACCGCCCTCTGCTCCGAGCCGGGCGACAGCGGCGCCCCGGTGTTCATCCTCACCGGGGACGGCACGACAGGGCTGGCCGTCGGGGTGCTCTCGGGCGGCTCCGGCAACTGCACCTCGGGCGGCACATCCTTCGTCCAGCCGATCAACGAGATCCTCACCGCCTACGGCGCCGTCCTCACCTGA
- a CDS encoding type III effector protein: MPAADQPSPRPRSTPTPATFLAASAALNAIDEAVQTAQTPEGPPGENAGASSEQALAALLLLREVRERLAAWEPGLIEAAREAGASWADLAGPLGVASRQAAERRYLRVRPGAPGATGEQRVQATRDRRAGDRSVSHWARDNSSDLRQLAGQITALTGLPPHARARLTLLATALADNDPAALVAPLTAARPHLETSHPDLADRVDAITRHTDHLRHDNTR, encoded by the coding sequence GTGCCCGCAGCAGACCAGCCCTCCCCACGCCCCCGGTCCACCCCCACCCCGGCCACGTTCCTCGCCGCGTCGGCGGCCCTGAACGCGATCGACGAAGCCGTACAGACCGCACAGACCCCCGAAGGCCCACCGGGGGAGAACGCCGGCGCCAGCAGCGAACAGGCGCTGGCCGCGCTGCTCCTGCTCCGTGAGGTACGCGAACGTCTCGCCGCCTGGGAACCCGGCCTGATCGAAGCCGCGCGGGAGGCCGGGGCCAGCTGGGCCGATCTCGCCGGCCCTCTCGGCGTCGCGAGCCGCCAAGCGGCCGAACGCCGCTATCTGCGCGTACGGCCCGGTGCTCCGGGCGCTACGGGAGAGCAACGCGTGCAGGCCACCCGCGACCGCCGGGCCGGCGACCGCAGCGTCAGCCACTGGGCCCGCGACAACTCCTCCGACCTGCGACAGCTCGCCGGCCAGATCACCGCCCTCACCGGACTCCCCCCGCACGCCCGGGCACGACTGACCCTCCTCGCCACCGCCCTCGCCGACAACGACCCGGCCGCCCTCGTGGCCCCCCTCACGGCGGCCCGGCCCCACCTCGAAACAAGCCACCCCGACCTGGCCGACCGCGTCGACGCCATCACGCGCCACACCGACCACCTCCGCCACGACAACACCAGGTGA